From Gemmatimonadota bacterium, a single genomic window includes:
- a CDS encoding class I SAM-dependent methyltransferase produces the protein MSKRKDTAWQARDLAQKYLKNIRQAIPLSDEQIAVMCRVINADDHGVNAVLDLGCGDGILGAAVIECHPDARGVFVDFSEAMIEAARKRFGGTASQHRFVIGDYATSDWLNLVADDAPYDAIVSGFSIHHQSDARKREVYGEIFDLLSPNGVFVNVEHVRSPSKWVESRFADRFIDALYDSVTQRDPEASRDEIAQAYYYRDDKQANILASVEDQCDWLRAIGFSDVDCYFKLFELAVFGGRKTG, from the coding sequence ATGAGTAAACGGAAGGATACAGCCTGGCAGGCGCGGGATCTGGCGCAGAAATATCTCAAGAATATTCGGCAGGCAATTCCGTTGTCCGATGAGCAGATTGCGGTTATGTGTCGGGTGATCAATGCGGATGACCACGGGGTCAATGCCGTGCTGGATCTGGGGTGTGGGGATGGCATACTCGGTGCCGCGGTTATTGAATGCCACCCGGATGCACGCGGCGTGTTTGTGGATTTTTCTGAGGCTATGATCGAGGCTGCGCGGAAACGGTTTGGTGGAACGGCTTCACAGCATCGTTTTGTTATTGGGGATTATGCGACGTCCGATTGGCTCAATCTGGTTGCAGATGACGCGCCTTATGATGCGATTGTATCGGGTTTTTCAATTCATCACCAGAGCGATGCGCGCAAGCGCGAGGTTTATGGCGAGATTTTTGATCTGCTTTCTCCCAATGGCGTGTTTGTCAATGTCGAGCATGTCCGCTCTCCGTCGAAGTGGGTTGAGTCGCGTTTTGCAGATCGCTTTATTGATGCGCTTTACGATTCTGTTACCCAGCGAGACCCGGAAGCATCGCGCGATGAAATTGCGCAGGCTTATTATTATCGCGATGATAAGCAGGCGAATATTCTCGCGTCTGTTGAAGATCAATGCGATTGGCTCAGAGCCATTGGTTTTTCAGATGTAGATTGTTATTTCAAGCTGTTTGAACTCGCTGTTTTTGGCGGGAGAAAAACTGGATAA